Proteins from a single region of Desulfovibrio sp. JC022:
- the ldhH gene encoding L-lactate dehydrogenase (quinone) large subunit LdhH has translation MQDAKNLKEYRKEIRESLDNDFLRTAMDNFAVAYRGSRANAFKDMDEKALIRDIAEAKDAAASRLDELFAKFKEEAEKRGAVVHLAKDAKEANEIIGRIAMDENCKTIVKSKSMTAEETLLNHHLEDDLNLKVVETDLGEWIIQMRKEGPSHMVMPAIHLSRHQVSDLFSDVTGQKQGDDVQALVKVARRELRQEFVDADMGISGGNFAIAETGSIGLVTNEGNARLVTTLPRVHVALMGLDKLTPKLHDALRVLKALPRNATGQAITSYVTWITGSNECAAAEDDRKKVHFVFLDNGRRALAKDPVFSQVHRCVRCGACANVCPVYRMVGGHKMGHIYIGAIGLILTYFYHGTEKAKNLVQNCINCGACKEICAGGIDLPGLIKDIQARILEEEGHPMYSSFLAKMMKNRKLFHKFLRIAKTAQKPMKGKDGFMRHLPMIFMPDHDFRALPTVAEVPFRDMWAKVQPAKVANPKYKVALFSGCVQDFVYPEQSVATVESMRNKDVNLEFPMDQSCCGLPLQMMGEVTAAREVAIQNMEAFEGTDCDYILTMCASCASHLKHNYMKMLGQDPKYATRVKAFADKVIDYSSFMNDVLGVEKEDFLDSAGDAVTYHAPCHLCRGLDVKSAPRELMVKAGLDYKESAEEEVCCGFGGTYSVKFPKISEQLLTKKVNNAKESGAKVLLTDCPGCVMQIRGGAKKQGTDLEVKHIAEYMAERRK, from the coding sequence ATGCAGGACGCTAAGAATCTTAAAGAATACAGAAAAGAGATCAGGGAATCCCTTGATAATGATTTCCTCAGAACTGCAATGGACAATTTTGCTGTTGCCTACCGCGGCAGCCGCGCCAATGCGTTCAAGGATATGGATGAAAAAGCTCTGATCCGCGATATTGCTGAAGCCAAAGACGCTGCCGCATCCAGACTTGACGAACTTTTCGCCAAGTTCAAGGAAGAAGCTGAAAAGCGTGGCGCAGTTGTTCACCTTGCCAAGGATGCTAAGGAAGCCAATGAAATCATCGGCCGTATCGCAATGGATGAAAACTGTAAGACCATCGTCAAATCCAAGTCCATGACTGCGGAAGAGACCTTGCTGAACCACCATCTCGAAGATGATCTGAACCTCAAGGTTGTTGAAACCGACCTCGGTGAGTGGATTATTCAGATGCGTAAGGAAGGCCCTTCACACATGGTTATGCCTGCTATCCACCTTTCCCGTCATCAGGTCAGCGACCTTTTCTCTGACGTGACCGGCCAGAAGCAGGGCGATGATGTTCAGGCACTCGTTAAGGTTGCCCGCCGCGAGCTTCGTCAGGAATTTGTTGATGCCGATATGGGCATCTCCGGCGGTAACTTTGCTATCGCTGAAACCGGTTCCATCGGTCTTGTTACCAACGAAGGTAACGCCCGACTGGTTACCACTCTGCCCAGAGTTCATGTAGCTCTCATGGGTCTCGATAAACTGACCCCTAAGCTTCATGATGCTTTGCGCGTTCTGAAAGCACTGCCCCGTAATGCTACCGGGCAGGCGATCACCTCTTATGTTACCTGGATCACCGGGTCCAACGAGTGTGCCGCGGCTGAGGATGACAGGAAGAAAGTGCACTTCGTGTTTTTGGACAATGGAAGACGCGCTCTCGCAAAGGACCCGGTGTTCTCTCAGGTTCACCGCTGCGTACGTTGTGGCGCATGCGCCAACGTTTGTCCTGTCTACCGCATGGTCGGCGGCCATAAAATGGGCCATATCTATATCGGGGCTATCGGCCTCATCCTTACTTACTTCTACCACGGCACTGAAAAGGCTAAGAACCTTGTTCAGAACTGCATCAACTGTGGAGCATGTAAGGAAATCTGTGCAGGTGGAATTGACCTGCCCGGTCTGATCAAAGACATTCAGGCCCGCATTCTGGAAGAAGAAGGACATCCCATGTACTCCTCCTTCCTCGCGAAAATGATGAAGAACCGCAAACTCTTCCACAAGTTCCTGCGCATCGCCAAGACTGCCCAGAAACCCATGAAGGGTAAAGACGGCTTCATGCGCCACCTGCCCATGATCTTCATGCCTGATCATGATTTCAGGGCACTGCCTACCGTTGCAGAAGTTCCTTTCCGCGATATGTGGGCCAAGGTTCAGCCTGCAAAGGTTGCTAATCCCAAGTACAAGGTTGCGCTTTTCTCCGGTTGTGTTCAGGACTTCGTATACCCCGAGCAGTCCGTTGCTACCGTGGAAAGTATGCGCAACAAGGATGTAAATCTTGAATTCCCCATGGATCAGTCCTGCTGCGGCCTGCCGTTGCAGATGATGGGTGAAGTAACTGCCGCAAGGGAAGTTGCCATCCAGAACATGGAAGCCTTTGAAGGTACTGACTGCGATTACATCCTGACCATGTGTGCTTCCTGTGCATCCCACCTGAAGCACAATTACATGAAGATGCTCGGACAGGACCCCAAGTACGCTACCCGCGTAAAGGCTTTCGCCGACAAGGTCATCGATTACAGCTCCTTTATGAATGATGTACTTGGTGTTGAAAAAGAGGACTTCCTTGATTCCGCCGGTGATGCAGTCACCTACCACGCTCCCTGTCACCTTTGCCGTGGACTGGATGTTAAATCCGCTCCCCGTGAGTTGATGGTCAAAGCAGGACTGGATTACAAGGAAAGTGCTGAAGAAGAAGTCTGCTGCGGTTTCGGTGGAACCTACTCTGTGAAGTTCCCCAAAATCTCTGAGCAGCTGCTTACTAAGAAAGTTAATAATGCGAAGGAAAGCGGTGCTAAAGTATTGCTGACCGACTGCCCCGGTTGCGTAATGCAGATTCGCGGCGGTGCCAAAAAGCAGGGTACGGATCTTGAAGTTAAGCACATTGCTGAATATATGGCTGAACGCAGAAAATAA
- a CDS encoding lactate utilization protein, whose translation MTAKAESVKLFTDKAELVSAVVTEISSLDEAYKYTMDLCGKKEACKMLISGCEQNLSNTAEQLCATKTGKTIVAPALAKKEAAALEKQCEENGFTLIKDSVRNHLGGIDIAFTRVDHGIAETGSLVLNCPNEELRLATMISEVHVAVLPKSKLVDNSYELESWMEGNMMKGDYTAFITGASRTADIERVLAIGVHGPLELHILLLED comes from the coding sequence ATGACAGCTAAAGCTGAAAGTGTAAAGCTTTTTACCGATAAAGCTGAACTTGTATCCGCTGTAGTGACAGAGATCTCTTCTCTGGATGAAGCGTACAAGTACACAATGGATCTCTGCGGAAAAAAAGAAGCCTGTAAAATGCTTATTTCCGGTTGTGAACAGAACCTCTCCAACACTGCTGAGCAGCTCTGTGCAACCAAGACCGGCAAAACCATTGTAGCTCCTGCACTGGCCAAGAAAGAGGCCGCCGCGTTGGAAAAACAATGTGAAGAAAACGGTTTTACCCTGATTAAAGACAGCGTCCGCAACCATCTCGGCGGCATTGATATCGCATTTACCCGTGTTGATCACGGTATTGCCGAGACCGGTTCTCTCGTTCTCAACTGTCCCAATGAAGAATTGAGGCTGGCCACCATGATCAGTGAAGTACACGTAGCAGTTCTGCCCAAGTCCAAACTTGTGGATAACTCCTACGAACTTGAATCATGGATGGAAGGCAACATGATGAAGGGCGACTACACCGCATTCATCACCGGTGCCAGCCGTACTGCTGATATTGAGCGCGTTCTCGCCATCGGCGTACACGGTCCCCTTGAACTTCATATTCTTCTTCTGGAGGACTAA
- a CDS encoding acetate kinase: MKILVINAGSSSIKYQLLDMTSGNDLASGIVERIGEEMGSISYKTSEKYTAEQPFPTHREGMVEVINLLTDADKGVVKEKSEIAAIGHRIVHGGELFFEPVEVDEKVLQGIRDCIPLAPLHNPGHVIGIETAMELFPGVKQVVVFDTSFHQTMEPKAYMYGVPYEYYENWGLRKYGMHGTSHKFVARETAKLLGKPLEESNIITVHLGNGASISAVKNGKCYDTSMGLTPLGGIIMGTRCGDVDPAIVGFIAERTGQSAAEVVSTLTNESGLKGICGSNDLRDIHARIEEGDEKAELALDMACHRVRQFIGAYAFELGRVDAIVFTAGIGENDPEYRARSLSGLENFGITINKDKNWNWDRTPSFISDDDGAVKVAIIATNEELEIANDTVAVLGL, encoded by the coding sequence ATGAAAATCTTAGTTATCAACGCTGGTAGCTCTTCTATCAAATACCAGCTTTTGGACATGACCTCCGGTAACGATCTCGCTTCCGGTATTGTAGAACGCATCGGCGAAGAAATGGGTAGCATCAGCTACAAGACCTCTGAAAAATATACCGCTGAGCAGCCTTTTCCCACCCACAGGGAAGGTATGGTTGAAGTAATCAACCTGCTTACCGACGCCGATAAAGGTGTTGTAAAAGAAAAGTCCGAGATCGCAGCTATCGGTCATCGTATTGTTCACGGTGGTGAGCTTTTCTTCGAGCCTGTTGAAGTTGACGAAAAAGTTTTGCAGGGTATCCGCGATTGTATTCCTCTCGCACCTCTGCACAACCCCGGTCACGTTATCGGTATTGAAACCGCTATGGAACTGTTCCCCGGTGTAAAACAGGTTGTTGTTTTCGACACCTCTTTCCACCAGACCATGGAGCCCAAGGCTTACATGTACGGCGTTCCTTACGAATACTATGAAAACTGGGGCCTTAGAAAATACGGTATGCACGGCACTTCCCACAAGTTTGTTGCCCGTGAAACCGCTAAACTTCTGGGCAAGCCCCTTGAAGAGTCCAACATCATCACTGTTCACCTCGGAAACGGTGCTTCCATTTCCGCAGTCAAGAACGGTAAGTGCTACGACACTTCCATGGGTCTGACTCCTCTCGGCGGTATCATCATGGGTACCCGTTGCGGCGATGTTGATCCTGCAATCGTGGGCTTCATTGCTGAAAGAACCGGCCAGAGTGCTGCTGAAGTCGTTTCTACCCTCACTAATGAGTCCGGCCTCAAAGGCATCTGCGGTTCCAACGATCTGCGCGACATTCACGCCCGCATTGAAGAAGGCGACGAAAAAGCAGAACTCGCTCTGGATATGGCCTGCCATCGCGTACGTCAGTTCATCGGTGCTTACGCTTTTGAACTGGGCCGTGTTGACGCCATCGTATTCACCGCAGGTATCGGCGAAAACGATCCTGAATACCGCGCAAGATCCCTTTCCGGTCTTGAAAACTTTGGTATCACCATCAACAAAGACAAGAACTGGAACTGGGACAGAACTCCCTCTTTCATCAGTGATGATGACGGTGCTGTAAAGGTAGCGATTATTGCCACTAACGAAGAACTTGAAATTGCTAACGATACTGTAGCAGTTCTCGGACTGTAG
- the pta gene encoding phosphate acetyltransferase, whose translation MSKNLYITATEEKSGKSAIALGVMQLLLRDLQHVAIFRPIINDNQTGARDHDINLIMEHFKLDISYEDTYAYTLKEARELINSGKHSLLLENILNKYSQLEEKYDFVLCEGTDFQGKDQNFEFDINAEIAANLSCPVLLVANGRGKTADDIIASTQLVIDALEDKGVDTVAAIINRLTATDDEKKEILSSIKCKTRCTQELLVYGIDENESLGNPSMNDVRKWLDGAVLYGHGRLDTLVDDYVIAAMRIGNFLEYIEDGSLIITPGDRSDIILSSLASRLSSSFPDISGILLTGGLQPSASVHRLIEGWTGVPTPILSVSTNTYRTTQLLSELYGRIDPDDQRKTASALGTFEASVKTDELRHRLITSKSSKVTPKMFEYKLVQKAKANKQTIVLPEGTGERVLRAADMLTRRGVADIVLLGKADEIAGKISQLGLEMNDVRILDPESAPQFDDYCETYFKLREHKGIRMSDARDRMLDPTYFASMMVQKGDADGMVSGSVTTTAQTIRPAFEFIKTKPGASIVSSVFLMCLKDKVLVFGDCAVNPNPNAEQLAEIALNSAETAKIFGVEPRVALMSYSTGQSGKGADVEKVKEAVKIAKERNPELKLEGPIQYDAAIDPSVAKTKLPDSEVAGKATVFIFPDLNTGNNTYKAVQRSAEQSVAIGPVLQGLNKPVNDLSRGCTVPDIVNTVAITAIQAAAEKGLI comes from the coding sequence GTGTCTAAAAACCTTTACATCACTGCCACCGAAGAGAAGAGCGGTAAATCTGCCATTGCTCTGGGCGTGATGCAACTGTTGCTAAGAGACCTGCAGCACGTAGCCATCTTCCGACCCATCATTAATGATAACCAGACCGGTGCCCGTGATCACGATATCAATCTGATCATGGAACATTTCAAACTGGATATCAGTTATGAGGATACTTATGCCTACACCTTGAAGGAAGCAAGGGAACTCATTAACAGCGGCAAGCATTCTTTGCTGCTGGAGAATATTCTCAACAAGTACAGCCAGCTTGAAGAGAAGTATGACTTCGTGCTTTGTGAAGGAACCGACTTTCAGGGTAAAGACCAGAACTTCGAGTTCGACATCAACGCGGAAATCGCCGCCAACCTCAGCTGTCCCGTACTTCTGGTTGCAAACGGAAGAGGGAAGACCGCTGACGACATTATCGCCTCTACCCAGCTCGTTATCGATGCTCTCGAAGACAAAGGCGTAGACACCGTCGCCGCAATCATCAACAGGCTTACCGCGACTGATGATGAGAAAAAAGAGATCCTGTCCAGCATTAAGTGCAAGACCAGATGTACTCAGGAACTTCTCGTTTACGGTATTGATGAAAACGAAAGTCTGGGTAATCCCAGCATGAACGACGTCCGCAAGTGGCTTGACGGTGCTGTTCTTTATGGTCATGGAAGACTTGATACACTCGTTGATGATTATGTTATCGCAGCTATGCGTATCGGCAACTTCCTTGAATACATTGAAGATGGCAGTCTGATCATCACTCCCGGTGACCGTTCCGATATTATTCTGAGCTCACTGGCATCCCGTCTTTCAAGTTCTTTTCCGGATATCTCCGGTATTCTGCTTACTGGCGGACTTCAGCCCAGTGCCAGCGTGCACCGCTTGATTGAAGGTTGGACCGGTGTTCCTACTCCCATCCTTTCCGTATCTACCAACACTTACCGTACCACTCAGCTGCTGAGTGAACTCTACGGAAGAATCGATCCTGACGATCAGCGTAAGACAGCTTCCGCTCTGGGTACTTTTGAAGCCAGCGTGAAGACAGATGAGCTGAGACACCGTCTGATCACCAGCAAATCCAGCAAAGTTACTCCCAAAATGTTTGAGTATAAGCTGGTTCAGAAAGCTAAGGCCAACAAGCAGACCATCGTCCTTCCTGAAGGAACTGGCGAAAGGGTTCTGCGTGCGGCTGATATGCTGACCCGCCGTGGTGTTGCTGATATCGTCCTGCTCGGTAAGGCTGATGAAATAGCTGGAAAGATTTCCCAGCTCGGCCTTGAAATGAACGATGTGCGTATCCTCGATCCCGAGTCCGCACCCCAGTTCGATGATTACTGCGAAACCTACTTCAAGCTTCGCGAGCACAAGGGCATCCGTATGTCCGACGCCCGTGACCGTATGCTGGACCCCACTTACTTCGCATCCATGATGGTCCAGAAAGGCGACGCAGACGGTATGGTTTCCGGTTCCGTAACCACCACCGCACAGACTATCCGTCCCGCTTTTGAGTTCATCAAGACCAAGCCCGGTGCGTCCATCGTATCAAGTGTCTTCCTGATGTGCCTCAAAGACAAAGTTCTGGTCTTCGGTGACTGCGCAGTCAACCCGAATCCCAATGCGGAACAGCTGGCCGAGATTGCTTTGAACTCTGCCGAAACCGCTAAGATCTTCGGTGTTGAACCCCGCGTAGCCCTCATGTCTTACTCCACTGGGCAGTCCGGTAAGGGTGCTGATGTTGAGAAGGTTAAGGAAGCGGTAAAAATAGCCAAGGAACGCAATCCTGAATTGAAGCTCGAAGGGCCTATTCAGTACGATGCCGCCATTGATCCTTCCGTTGCGAAGACCAAACTTCCCGACAGTGAAGTAGCAGGTAAGGCAACTGTTTTTATTTTCCCCGATCTTAACACTGGCAATAATACCTATAAAGCTGTACAACGCTCCGCCGAACAGTCAGTCGCAATCGGCCCAGTACTCCAGGGTCTCAACAAGCCTGTGAACGACCTCTCCAGAGGCTGCACTGTTCCGGATATTGTTAACACCGTCGCAATCACAGCAATTCAGGCAGCAGCCGAAAAAGGACTTATTTAA
- a CDS encoding (Fe-S)-binding protein — MEDLKQLAQNLMELDDQMVACMKCGMCQAVCPVFAETMQEADVTRGKIALLEKLAHEMVKDADQVNEKLNRCLLCGSCAANCPSGVKIMDIFMKARVIVTAYKGLSPAKKMIFKGLLTRPKLFNTLTEMSAKFQGPFAKIADQASGAASCAMLNPLLGERHFMPLAKKPFRKDYPQLDTPRGKSGLKVAFYPGCVVDKMFPNVGHAAIKILEHHGVGIFLPKGQACCGIPTLASGDADTMVALMKQNIKAFEDGTFDYLVTPCATCTATLHETWPKMIDNEDPVFVEKVKDLAAKTMDINAFLVDIVGVKAPAEPKKGGKVVTYHDPCHLSKSLGVAAQPRALLKSNESYEFKEMNEANRCCGCGGSFNLYHYDLSKSIGERKAGNVRDAGAQVAATGCPACMMQLGDMLSQTGGGVEVKHVLEIYADSLK, encoded by the coding sequence ATGGAAGATCTTAAGCAATTAGCTCAAAACCTCATGGAGCTGGATGACCAGATGGTCGCCTGCATGAAGTGCGGTATGTGTCAGGCCGTTTGTCCTGTATTCGCCGAAACCATGCAGGAAGCAGACGTGACCCGCGGCAAGATCGCTCTTCTGGAGAAGCTTGCCCACGAAATGGTCAAAGACGCTGATCAGGTTAACGAAAAGCTGAACAGGTGTCTGCTTTGCGGTTCCTGTGCTGCCAACTGTCCTTCCGGCGTAAAGATTATGGACATCTTCATGAAGGCGCGCGTTATCGTTACCGCCTACAAGGGGCTTTCCCCGGCTAAGAAGATGATCTTCAAGGGACTGCTTACCCGTCCCAAACTGTTCAACACTCTGACTGAGATGAGCGCAAAGTTTCAGGGTCCGTTTGCAAAGATCGCCGACCAGGCCTCCGGTGCTGCAAGCTGTGCCATGCTGAACCCGCTGCTTGGCGAACGTCACTTCATGCCTCTGGCTAAAAAGCCTTTCCGCAAGGATTATCCCCAGCTGGATACTCCCCGCGGCAAGAGCGGCCTCAAGGTAGCTTTCTACCCCGGCTGTGTTGTGGATAAAATGTTCCCCAATGTAGGTCATGCGGCAATCAAGATTCTGGAACACCACGGTGTTGGAATCTTCCTGCCCAAGGGACAGGCCTGCTGCGGTATCCCCACACTGGCTTCCGGTGATGCTGATACCATGGTTGCTCTCATGAAACAGAATATCAAGGCTTTCGAAGACGGAACCTTTGATTATCTGGTGACTCCCTGTGCTACCTGCACAGCCACTCTGCATGAGACCTGGCCTAAAATGATTGATAATGAAGATCCTGTTTTCGTAGAAAAAGTTAAGGATCTCGCAGCTAAGACCATGGACATTAACGCATTCCTCGTTGATATCGTGGGCGTTAAGGCTCCTGCGGAACCCAAGAAGGGCGGAAAGGTCGTTACCTACCACGACCCCTGTCACCTCTCTAAATCCCTTGGTGTTGCCGCACAGCCCCGTGCCTTGCTGAAGAGTAACGAAAGTTACGAGTTCAAGGAAATGAACGAAGCCAACCGTTGCTGTGGCTGCGGCGGTTCCTTCAACCTTTACCACTACGACCTCTCCAAGAGCATCGGTGAGCGTAAGGCGGGCAACGTCCGCGACGCCGGTGCACAGGTTGCGGCAACTGGTTGCCCTGCATGCATGATGCAGCTCGGTGACATGCTGTCCCAGACCGGTGGTGGAGTAGAGGTAAAACACGTCCTTGAAATCTACGCCGATTCCCTGAAGTAG
- a CDS encoding FAD-binding oxidoreductase, translating into MSNAKLAKDFEKIVGAGNVMHEEADLHAYSYDSAVLDPQVPSLVIKPTTTEQIGPVTALCNEHGLPMTVRGAGTNLSGGTIPHPGGVVVLTNGLNKILEINEQDLYAVVEPGVVTAQFAAQVAAKGLFYPPDPGSQAVSTIGGNVAENAGGLRGLKYGVTKDYVMGMDFYDVNGDLIKSGSRTVKCVTGYNLAGLMVASEGTLGVFSNIILKLVPPPKASKAMMAVFPDVHKASETVASIISNHIVPCTLEFLDNSTIRYVDDFTKAGLPRDAGAILLIEVDGHQAEVIEDAEKVVNICKKCGANEVKMAETAEEREALWTARRNALPALARAKPTTVLEDATVPRSQIPAMMEGLEKIAAKYKLDIGTFGHAGDGNLHPTILCDNRNKEEFHRVEEAVNEIFDVALSLKGTLSGEHGIGMAKSKWMEKETSKATLEYSLKMKRAIDPKGILNPTKIIGDV; encoded by the coding sequence ATGTCCAACGCTAAATTAGCAAAAGACTTTGAAAAGATTGTAGGTGCTGGAAATGTCATGCACGAAGAAGCTGACCTCCACGCATATTCTTACGATTCCGCGGTACTCGATCCCCAGGTACCTTCCCTCGTAATCAAGCCTACCACTACCGAGCAGATCGGCCCCGTTACCGCACTCTGTAATGAACATGGCCTGCCCATGACCGTTCGCGGCGCAGGAACAAACCTTTCCGGTGGTACCATTCCCCACCCCGGTGGCGTTGTTGTTCTGACCAACGGTCTCAATAAAATTCTCGAAATCAATGAGCAGGATCTCTACGCAGTAGTAGAGCCCGGTGTTGTAACTGCACAGTTCGCAGCACAGGTTGCCGCTAAAGGACTTTTCTATCCCCCGGATCCGGGTTCACAGGCAGTTTCCACCATCGGTGGTAACGTTGCTGAGAACGCTGGCGGACTCCGCGGACTCAAATACGGTGTTACCAAAGATTACGTCATGGGCATGGATTTCTATGATGTAAACGGTGACCTGATCAAATCCGGTTCCCGCACCGTTAAATGTGTAACCGGCTATAATCTTGCCGGACTCATGGTTGCTTCCGAAGGAACTCTGGGTGTGTTCTCCAACATCATCCTCAAGCTCGTTCCGCCGCCGAAAGCATCCAAGGCTATGATGGCTGTTTTCCCCGATGTCCACAAAGCATCTGAAACCGTTGCTTCCATCATTTCCAATCACATTGTTCCCTGTACTCTGGAATTCCTCGACAATTCCACCATCCGCTACGTAGACGACTTCACCAAAGCCGGTCTGCCCCGTGATGCTGGCGCAATCCTGCTCATCGAAGTTGACGGTCATCAGGCTGAAGTCATCGAAGATGCTGAAAAGGTTGTTAATATTTGTAAGAAGTGCGGTGCCAACGAAGTTAAAATGGCAGAAACCGCTGAAGAACGTGAAGCCCTCTGGACCGCTCGTCGTAACGCTCTGCCTGCTCTTGCCCGTGCGAAACCGACTACCGTTCTCGAAGATGCTACCGTACCGCGCTCCCAGATTCCTGCAATGATGGAAGGTCTGGAAAAGATCGCTGCAAAATACAAACTCGACATCGGAACCTTCGGTCACGCCGGTGATGGTAACCTTCACCCCACCATCCTGTGTGACAACAGAAACAAGGAAGAGTTCCACCGCGTAGAAGAAGCGGTTAACGAAATCTTTGATGTTGCTCTTTCCCTTAAGGGAACCCTTTCCGGCGAGCACGGAATCGGTATGGCAAAATCCAAGTGGATGGAAAAAGAAACTTCCAAGGCTACCCTTGAGTACTCCCTGAAAATGAAGCGGGCTATCGATCCGAAAGGTATCCTGAACCCCACCAAGATTATCGGAGACGTCTAG
- a CDS encoding L-lactate permease, whose translation MSVGILALVAIIPIVLALVLMVGLRWPATKAMPVAWLSAVAGAIAVWNLPTAYVAALTLHGFVTAIGVLIIVFGAIIILYTLQYSGGMETIQYGFQGISRDRRVQVLIIGYLFAAFIEGAAGFGTPAALAAPLLLSLGFPPLCAVVMCLVYNSFPVTFGAVGTPVILGMKYLTSYVDQAVASAVPGLNFNSMEAFDAVVGQWSTVMHIPMIYILPIFMLGFMTRFFGENKKWSEGFAAWKFSLFASTAFSVPYLFTAWFVGPEFPSLLGGLVGLGIAVLGAKNGFCVPEKTWDFGAPSTWDAEWTGSVSAENSGEFKAHMSQLKAWTPYILIGLILVITRIPELGLKGMLAGVAIPFKNILGFESVNNSIKVLYLPGTIPFALVAVLTIFIHGMPADKAATAWKEAIVKMKNPTIALFFSVALVSIFRGSGIADAALNPNGYQSMPLALAEAVSGLAGQTWPMFASFVGGLGSFITGSNTVSDLLFAEFQWGVAAKLDLPRQIIVSAQAVGGAMGNMICIHNIVAACAVVGLSGMEGQILKRTVWPFLLYGAVVGIVACVLSFVMYPGLF comes from the coding sequence ATGTCTGTAGGAATTTTAGCCCTCGTTGCGATCATCCCGATCGTACTGGCTCTGGTACTCATGGTCGGTCTTCGCTGGCCCGCTACTAAAGCTATGCCCGTTGCATGGCTCTCTGCTGTTGCAGGCGCAATCGCCGTCTGGAACCTGCCCACTGCTTATGTTGCAGCTCTTACTTTGCATGGTTTTGTTACCGCTATCGGCGTCCTGATCATTGTTTTCGGGGCAATCATCATTCTTTACACTCTGCAATATTCCGGCGGTATGGAAACCATTCAGTACGGTTTTCAGGGTATCAGCCGTGACCGCCGCGTACAGGTTCTGATCATCGGTTACCTGTTCGCCGCATTCATTGAAGGTGCCGCAGGTTTCGGTACTCCCGCAGCTCTGGCAGCTCCGTTGCTCCTCAGCCTCGGGTTCCCCCCCTTGTGTGCAGTTGTAATGTGTCTGGTATACAACTCCTTCCCTGTAACCTTCGGTGCTGTCGGTACCCCGGTTATCCTCGGTATGAAATACCTGACTTCTTATGTTGACCAGGCTGTTGCTTCCGCAGTACCCGGCCTGAACTTCAACTCCATGGAAGCTTTCGACGCAGTTGTAGGTCAGTGGTCAACTGTGATGCACATTCCCATGATCTACATCCTGCCCATCTTCATGCTCGGTTTCATGACCCGTTTCTTCGGTGAAAACAAGAAATGGTCTGAAGGTTTCGCTGCATGGAAATTCTCTCTTTTCGCATCCACCGCTTTCTCCGTTCCTTACCTCTTCACCGCATGGTTTGTCGGACCTGAGTTCCCCTCCCTGCTTGGTGGTCTCGTAGGTCTCGGTATTGCTGTACTCGGTGCTAAAAACGGTTTTTGTGTACCTGAAAAAACCTGGGACTTCGGCGCACCCTCCACTTGGGATGCTGAATGGACAGGTTCCGTATCCGCTGAGAACTCCGGTGAGTTCAAGGCTCACATGAGTCAGCTGAAAGCTTGGACTCCTTACATTCTCATCGGTCTCATCCTTGTTATCACCCGTATCCCCGAGCTTGGCCTTAAAGGCATGCTCGCAGGTGTTGCAATCCCCTTTAAGAACATCCTCGGTTTTGAATCAGTAAACAACTCCATCAAGGTTCTGTACCTGCCCGGTACCATTCCTTTCGCTCTTGTAGCAGTACTGACCATCTTCATCCACGGTATGCCCGCTGATAAAGCCGCTACCGCATGGAAAGAAGCTATCGTTAAAATGAAGAACCCCACCATCGCGCTGTTCTTCTCCGTAGCACTGGTCTCCATCTTCCGCGGTTCCGGTATTGCTGACGCTGCACTGAACCCCAACGGTTACCAGTCCATGCCTCTGGCACTGGCTGAAGCTGTTTCCGGTCTCGCCGGCCAGACCTGGCCCATGTTCGCATCCTTTGTTGGTGGTCTCGGTTCCTTCATCACCGGTTCCAACACTGTATCCGACCTGCTCTTCGCTGAATTCCAGTGGGGCGTAGCTGCTAAACTCGACCTGCCCCGTCAGATCATCGTATCTGCACAGGCTGTTGGTGGCGCAATGGGTAACATGATCTGCATCCACAACATCGTTGCAGCATGTGCGGTTGTCGGTCTCTCCGGTATGGAAGGTCAGATCCTTAAGCGTACCGTATGGCCTTTCCTCCTCTACGGTGCAGTAGTAGGTATCGTAGCCTGCGTACTCTCCTTCGTAATGTACCCCGGACTGTTCTAA